From one Sulfurimonas sp. HSL-3221 genomic stretch:
- the acpP gene encoding acyl carrier protein, with protein MALLDDIKEVVVEQLSVNPDEVKPDAKFVEDLGADSLDVVELVMALEEKFDIEIPDDEAEKIQTVQDVVNYVENKA; from the coding sequence ATGGCACTTTTGGATGACATCAAAGAAGTCGTAGTTGAACAACTGAGCGTAAACCCGGACGAAGTAAAGCCGGATGCGAAATTCGTTGAAGATCTCGGAGCGGACAGCCTCGACGTCGTTGAACTGGTCATGGCACTTGAAGAAAAATTCGATATTGAAATCCCGGACGATGAAGCTGAAAAAATTCAGACAGTTCAGGATGTCGTAAACTACGTCGAAAACAAGGCGTAA
- the murD gene encoding UDP-N-acetylmuramoyl-L-alanine--D-glutamate ligase codes for MRTSLFGYGVTTRAIAKAFGPCTFYDDHVHKPFTDEEGNRVRPTAEFDPRYSDLEVPSPGIPPEHPLIRKAEHLVSEYDLFLSPLARLPFTPGVKPFTVWITGTNGKTTTTQMLTHLLADKGALSGGNIGTPLAALDAASPLWVLETSSFTLHYTHEAKPDLYVVLPITPDHLSWHGSEQAYIDDKLKPLAQMREGETVLLPRAYADTPTDAFVIPYDDTDDLAAFFGFETDHIHFKGPFLLDALLAMAVDRILFDRIDYAKMNAFVLDPHRQEEFSDTQNRLWVNDTKATNIDAALAAVRRYADRPIHLIVGGDDKGVDMTPLFEALADIDVTLYTIGSNQAKLDALSERFGIPFESCGVLTEAVKRIAGVHTQQSVALLSPACASLDQFPSYAVRGNTFKEAVADLS; via the coding sequence ATCCGCACCTCCCTTTTCGGCTACGGCGTTACGACCCGGGCGATCGCCAAGGCCTTCGGCCCCTGCACCTTCTATGACGACCACGTCCACAAGCCCTTTACCGACGAGGAGGGGAACCGCGTCCGCCCCACGGCGGAGTTCGATCCGCGTTACTCCGACCTGGAAGTCCCTTCGCCGGGTATCCCCCCGGAACATCCGCTGATCAGGAAAGCGGAACACCTCGTCAGCGAGTACGACCTTTTCCTCTCTCCGCTGGCGCGTCTCCCATTCACGCCCGGCGTGAAACCCTTTACCGTCTGGATCACCGGGACCAACGGCAAAACGACCACGACGCAGATGCTCACCCATCTCCTCGCCGACAAGGGGGCACTCTCCGGCGGCAACATCGGCACTCCCCTGGCCGCGCTGGATGCCGCGTCGCCGCTTTGGGTCCTGGAGACGAGCTCGTTTACCCTGCACTACACCCACGAGGCAAAACCGGACCTCTACGTCGTGCTGCCGATCACCCCGGACCACTTGAGCTGGCACGGCAGCGAACAGGCCTACATCGACGACAAACTGAAGCCGTTGGCGCAGATGCGCGAGGGCGAGACCGTCCTGCTGCCGCGCGCCTATGCTGACACCCCGACGGACGCCTTCGTCATCCCCTACGACGATACCGACGATCTCGCCGCTTTTTTCGGTTTCGAGACCGACCATATTCATTTTAAAGGTCCCTTCCTCCTCGACGCCCTGCTGGCGATGGCCGTCGACCGCATTCTTTTCGACCGGATCGACTATGCCAAGATGAACGCCTTTGTCCTCGACCCGCACCGCCAGGAGGAGTTCAGCGACACGCAGAACCGCCTCTGGGTCAACGACACCAAGGCGACCAATATCGATGCGGCCCTGGCCGCCGTCCGGCGCTACGCCGACCGCCCCATCCACCTCATCGTCGGCGGCGACGACAAGGGGGTCGATATGACGCCGCTCTTCGAAGCCCTCGCCGACATCGACGTCACCCTCTATACGATCGGCAGCAACCAGGCCAAGCTCGACGCCCTCAGCGAACGCTTCGGTATCCCCTTTGAGAGCTGCGGCGTCCTGACCGAAGCCGTCAAACGCATCGCCGGCGTGCATACGCAGCAGAGCGTCGCCCTGCTCTCCCCCGCCTGCGCGAGCCTGGACCAGTTTCCCTCCTACGCCGTGCGCGGTAACACGTTTAAAGAAGCCGTCGCCGATTTAAGCTAG
- the fabG gene encoding 3-oxoacyl-ACP reductase FabG, with protein sequence MKFSGKNVLVTGSSRGIGAEIAKVLAGYGLKVWVNYRSGADAAEAVKAAIIAAGGEAETIGFDVADEAAYVAAIKTIVDTDGELGYLVNNAGITNDKLALRMKTEEFLSVINANLTSAFIGCREAMKVMRKKKQGAVVNIASIVGETGNAGQTNYAASKGGLIAMTKSFAIEAASSGLRYNTVTPGFIATDMTDELSDDIKSNFTSKIPMGRFGEAREVAEATAFLLSDSASYITGETLKVNGGMNMA encoded by the coding sequence ATGAAATTCAGTGGTAAAAACGTATTGGTAACGGGATCGAGCCGGGGGATCGGCGCGGAGATCGCGAAAGTGCTGGCCGGCTACGGTCTGAAAGTCTGGGTCAACTACCGCAGCGGCGCGGATGCCGCCGAAGCGGTCAAAGCGGCGATTATTGCCGCGGGCGGCGAAGCGGAGACAATCGGTTTCGACGTGGCGGACGAAGCGGCCTATGTTGCGGCGATCAAGACGATCGTCGACACTGACGGTGAACTGGGCTACCTGGTTAACAACGCGGGGATCACGAACGACAAACTGGCCCTGCGCATGAAAACGGAGGAGTTTCTTTCCGTGATCAACGCCAACCTCACCTCCGCCTTTATCGGCTGCCGTGAAGCGATGAAGGTGATGCGCAAGAAGAAGCAGGGTGCCGTTGTCAACATCGCTTCCATCGTCGGTGAGACGGGCAACGCGGGGCAGACGAACTACGCGGCCTCCAAGGGCGGCCTGATCGCCATGACGAAGAGTTTTGCCATCGAAGCGGCTTCGAGCGGGCTGCGTTACAACACGGTCACACCGGGCTTTATCGCCACCGATATGACCGACGAACTCAGCGACGATATCAAGTCCAACTTTACCTCAAAAATCCCGATGGGACGCTTCGGCGAAGCGCGGGAAGTCGCGGAAGCGACGGCCTTTCTGCTCTCTGACAGCGCCTCTTATATTACGGGTGAAACCCTCAAAGTCAACGGCGGGATGAACATGGCCTAA
- a CDS encoding phosphoribosylanthranilate isomerase has protein sequence MRVKICGITSYEDAMSAIDAGADALGFVFYPPSPRHITPEAAAAIIRRLPPFVEKVGLFVNEEAPAINAAAKTSGITLAQIHFDAPQELFDALECPFVRVIRAQSPEDVKAHADEYRLVDAYCDAYGGMGKRLNLEWFDGVDCSKIILAGGLSPDNVEECLPYGFYALDVSSGVEASKGKKDPKKVGLFIAKAKA, from the coding sequence GTGCGCGTCAAGATCTGCGGCATCACCTCCTATGAAGACGCCATGAGCGCGATCGATGCCGGGGCCGACGCGCTCGGTTTTGTTTTCTATCCCCCCTCGCCGCGCCATATCACCCCCGAGGCGGCCGCGGCGATCATCCGCAGGCTGCCACCCTTTGTCGAAAAAGTCGGTCTCTTCGTCAACGAGGAAGCCCCGGCCATCAACGCGGCGGCCAAGACGAGCGGCATCACCCTGGCCCAGATCCATTTTGATGCCCCCCAGGAGCTCTTTGACGCCCTGGAGTGCCCCTTTGTCCGTGTGATCCGTGCACAGAGCCCCGAAGACGTCAAAGCGCACGCGGACGAGTACCGCCTCGTCGATGCCTATTGCGACGCCTACGGGGGTATGGGCAAGCGGCTCAACCTCGAGTGGTTCGACGGGGTCGACTGTTCAAAGATCATCCTCGCCGGCGGGCTCTCCCCCGATAACGTCGAAGAGTGTCTCCCCTACGGCTTCTACGCCCTCGATGTCAGCAGCGGCGTCGAAGCATCCAAGGGGAAAAAAGACCCGAAGAAGGTTGGCCTGTTTATTGCAAAGGCCAAAGCATGA
- a CDS encoding potassium channel family protein, giving the protein MNLIQKIRAFLHWETPPKPQYDLLPDIYSHLKPFRLPLIFTAIIMFLGTIGYMVIDDFSLIDAIYQTGITFTTVGFGEIAPISDAGRLFTITLIITGFAVFSMAVGILVNEINRGNIYKTIKERDMLYKIARLKKHFVICYHNDYTIEVTKELRRSHIPFVVIDPREEIEAWAKQHKYPYFLREEPHTEVAMLKAHLSSASGMITLSPLIADNIAIIASVRLFEKEHHLPRPYNLISSAETMSDVEKLKKLGADTVVSPTKLTAQRITSMAARPDMENLLEEFLYRSDTPLDMEEIFVPKYSWMVLNRLKETHLREIANVSVVGVTRKDGKFVAMPKGDDLVTSESKLLVVGTEKGIKMTKELVRQRKKPQELRYV; this is encoded by the coding sequence TTGAATCTGATCCAAAAGATTCGCGCCTTTCTTCATTGGGAGACTCCTCCCAAACCCCAATACGATCTACTTCCCGATATTTACAGCCACCTCAAACCGTTTCGTCTGCCGCTGATTTTTACGGCAATCATCATGTTCCTCGGCACCATCGGCTACATGGTGATAGACGATTTTTCGCTGATAGACGCCATCTACCAGACGGGGATCACCTTTACGACGGTCGGCTTCGGGGAGATCGCCCCCATTTCCGATGCGGGGAGGCTCTTTACGATCACGCTGATCATTACCGGTTTCGCCGTCTTCTCGATGGCGGTCGGTATTCTCGTCAACGAGATCAACCGCGGGAACATCTATAAAACCATAAAGGAGCGGGACATGCTCTACAAGATCGCGCGCTTGAAAAAGCATTTTGTCATCTGCTACCACAACGATTACACCATCGAAGTCACGAAGGAGCTGCGCCGCTCGCACATCCCCTTCGTCGTGATCGATCCCCGCGAGGAGATCGAAGCGTGGGCGAAACAGCACAAGTACCCCTATTTCCTCCGCGAAGAGCCCCATACGGAGGTGGCGATGCTCAAGGCGCACCTGAGCTCGGCGAGCGGGATGATCACCCTGTCGCCGCTGATCGCGGACAACATCGCGATCATTGCGTCGGTGCGTCTGTTTGAGAAGGAGCACCACCTCCCGCGGCCCTACAACCTGATCAGCTCGGCTGAGACGATGAGTGACGTCGAGAAGCTGAAAAAGCTGGGGGCCGACACCGTCGTCTCCCCGACGAAGCTGACGGCGCAGCGCATCACCTCCATGGCAGCGCGCCCGGATATGGAGAACCTCCTCGAGGAGTTCCTCTACCGCAGCGACACCCCGCTGGACATGGAGGAGATCTTCGTGCCCAAATACAGCTGGATGGTCCTCAACCGCCTCAAAGAGACCCACCTCAGAGAGATTGCAAACGTTTCCGTCGTCGGGGTCACGCGCAAAGACGGCAAATTCGTCGCCATGCCCAAAGGGGACGACCTCGTCACCAGCGAGTCGAAACTGCTGGTCGTTGGCACCGAAAAGGGGATCAAAATGACCAAAGAGCTGGTGCGCCAGCGTAAAAAACCGCAGGAGTTGCGCTATGTTTGA
- a CDS encoding 3'-5' exonuclease — translation MIEASQLPQKLCEGLTAYQIEQLTGESAELAVELMRAQGLELVSRDGTRYYPQSCDQLLSAATFCIVDIETNGSKPDKHQIIEIGAVKVQNLHIIDRFESLVRCDHISGHITEITGIAEEDTQDAPGLREVLSDFKLFLGNDIFVGHDVKFDFQFTSKMMERVGMAPLLNRSLCTIDLAERTISSYRYGLAFLNEQLELYKEATHHRALSDAMTTAKLFKRTLKCIPTEIQTVEELITFSKKAKRLKRPKFPPQPPEQTAPEA, via the coding sequence ATGATCGAAGCCTCCCAACTCCCCCAGAAGCTCTGCGAAGGGCTGACAGCCTACCAGATCGAGCAGCTGACCGGCGAGAGCGCCGAACTGGCCGTCGAACTGATGCGCGCACAGGGGCTCGAACTCGTCAGCCGCGACGGCACGCGCTACTACCCCCAAAGCTGCGACCAGCTCCTCTCGGCGGCGACCTTCTGCATCGTCGACATTGAGACCAACGGCTCCAAGCCGGACAAACACCAGATCATCGAGATCGGCGCCGTCAAGGTGCAGAACCTCCACATCATCGACCGTTTTGAGAGCCTGGTGCGGTGCGACCATATCTCGGGGCACATCACCGAGATCACCGGCATCGCGGAGGAGGACACCCAGGATGCACCTGGCCTGCGGGAAGTGCTGTCGGACTTCAAACTGTTCCTGGGCAACGACATCTTCGTCGGCCACGACGTCAAATTCGACTTTCAGTTCACTTCGAAAATGATGGAGCGCGTCGGGATGGCGCCCCTGCTCAATCGCAGCCTCTGCACCATCGACCTCGCCGAGCGCACCATCAGCTCCTATCGCTACGGCCTGGCGTTCCTGAACGAACAGCTCGAACTCTACAAAGAGGCGACCCACCACCGCGCCCTCTCCGACGCGATGACGACGGCAAAGCTCTTCAAACGCACCCTAAAATGCATCCCAACCGAGATCCAAACCGTTGAGGAGCTCATCACCTTCTCCAAGAAGGCCAAACGCCTCAAACGCCCGAAATTCCCGCCCCAGCCCCCGGAACAGACAGCCCCCGAAGCCTAA
- the gpmI gene encoding 2,3-bisphosphoglycerate-independent phosphoglycerate mutase — protein MGQKTVLVITDGVGYSQRTEANAFYHAQKPTYEKLFAEVPHALIDTFGLSVGLPEGQMGNSEVGHMTIGSGRVLYQDLVKISLAVAEGTLAGNPALTALLDSSDTLHLVGLFSDGGVHSHLDHTIALAKIAEAAGKKVWLHLITDGRDVSPTSAPHYLEKLQEALSTNVRIATIGGRFYTMDRDNRWERVQSGYDAIVTAQPASDLAPAAYIEASYARKETDEFIVPAAFNGYEGMKAGDAVLITNFRSDRVREITTALASPAFAEFDRPFAVANLATMTEYDKSFTYPVLFRKETPKNTLAEVISNRGLRQFHTAETEKYAHVTFFLNGGIDEPYANEARVLIPSPKVKTYDLQPEMSAPAVGDAVMTAMDEGYDFIVVNFANGDMVGHTGVYDAAIKAVEAVDHELGRIVEKAKADDYAMVLTSDHGNCEEMWDEEGNVLTNHTVGKVWAFVMAEGVDKVHPGGLNNIAPTVLELMGVEKPAEMDDSLL, from the coding sequence ATGGGACAAAAGACTGTACTCGTAATTACGGACGGGGTCGGCTACAGCCAACGGACGGAAGCGAACGCTTTTTACCATGCCCAAAAGCCGACCTATGAGAAACTCTTCGCCGAAGTACCCCACGCGCTGATCGACACCTTCGGTCTCAGCGTCGGCCTGCCCGAGGGGCAGATGGGGAACTCGGAAGTGGGGCATATGACCATCGGGAGCGGCCGCGTACTCTACCAGGACCTGGTCAAGATATCCCTCGCCGTCGCCGAGGGCACCCTGGCGGGTAACCCGGCCTTGACGGCGCTGCTGGACAGCTCCGACACGCTGCACCTCGTCGGCCTCTTCAGCGACGGCGGGGTCCATTCGCACCTCGACCATACGATCGCGCTGGCAAAGATCGCCGAAGCGGCGGGCAAGAAGGTGTGGCTCCACCTCATTACCGACGGGCGCGACGTCTCGCCGACGTCCGCACCGCATTACCTGGAGAAACTGCAGGAGGCGCTGAGCACGAATGTGCGCATTGCAACTATCGGCGGACGCTTCTATACGATGGACCGGGACAACCGCTGGGAGCGTGTCCAGAGCGGCTACGACGCTATCGTGACCGCACAGCCTGCCAGCGACCTTGCGCCCGCGGCCTACATCGAAGCCTCCTACGCCAGGAAAGAGACGGACGAGTTTATCGTGCCGGCGGCCTTCAACGGCTATGAGGGGATGAAAGCGGGCGATGCCGTTCTCATCACCAATTTCCGCAGCGACCGCGTCCGCGAGATCACGACGGCACTGGCTTCGCCGGCGTTCGCCGAGTTCGACCGCCCCTTCGCCGTAGCAAACCTTGCGACGATGACGGAGTATGACAAAAGCTTCACCTACCCGGTCCTCTTCCGGAAAGAGACGCCGAAAAACACCCTCGCGGAGGTGATCAGCAACCGTGGGCTTCGCCAGTTCCATACGGCGGAGACGGAGAAGTATGCCCACGTCACCTTCTTCCTCAACGGCGGGATCGACGAGCCCTATGCAAATGAAGCGCGGGTGCTTATCCCGAGTCCGAAGGTCAAGACCTACGACCTGCAGCCCGAGATGAGCGCCCCCGCGGTCGGCGATGCCGTAATGACCGCGATGGACGAAGGGTATGACTTCATCGTCGTCAACTTCGCCAACGGGGACATGGTCGGGCACACGGGTGTCTATGACGCCGCCATCAAGGCCGTCGAAGCCGTCGACCATGAACTCGGCCGCATCGTGGAGAAAGCGAAAGCGGACGATTATGCGATGGTCCTGACCTCCGACCACGGCAACTGCGAGGAGATGTGGGACGAGGAGGGCAACGTCCTCACCAACCATACCGTCGGCAAGGTCTGGGCCTTTGTCATGGCCGAAGGGGTCGACAAAGTCCACCCCGGCGGCCTCAACAACATCGCCCCGACGGTCCTCGAACTGATGGGCGTCGAAAAACCGGCCGAGATGGACGACAGCCTCTTATAG
- the rpmB gene encoding 50S ribosomal protein L28, whose product MARKCAISGKGPMSGNNVSHAKNRTKRRFMPNLRTVRVQMEDGTTKKIKISASELRTMKKKQA is encoded by the coding sequence ATGGCAAGAAAATGTGCTATTAGCGGTAAGGGCCCAATGAGCGGGAACAACGTTTCTCACGCGAAAAATCGCACGAAAAGACGTTTCATGCCTAATCTTCGCACCGTCCGCGTCCAGATGGAAGACGGTACGACTAAGAAGATTAAGATCTCTGCTTCTGAGCTTCGTACTATGAAGAAAAAACAGGCGTAA
- the rpe gene encoding ribulose-phosphate 3-epimerase, with translation MLVAPSILSADFGSLARDVKAICDAGCDLVHVDVMDGHFVPNLTIGPVVVSAVAAAATKPLDIHLMVENNTFFVDLFAPLKPEYISFHIEEEKHPHRLAQYIRSLGIKPAIVLNPHTPAESLEYLLPYIDMVLVMSVNPGFGGQKFIDVYEKLRRLRDLRDRINPDCMIEVDGGVNDANIGALKAAGVDVCVAGSYVFKHADGLEAAIGSLKV, from the coding sequence ATGCTTGTAGCCCCCAGTATTCTCTCCGCCGATTTCGGCAGCCTCGCGCGCGACGTCAAGGCGATCTGCGACGCCGGCTGCGACCTCGTGCACGTCGACGTCATGGACGGCCATTTCGTACCGAACCTCACCATCGGGCCCGTCGTCGTCTCCGCCGTCGCCGCGGCAGCCACCAAACCCCTCGACATCCACCTGATGGTCGAAAACAACACCTTCTTTGTCGACCTCTTCGCCCCGCTGAAGCCCGAATACATCTCCTTCCACATCGAAGAGGAGAAACACCCCCACCGCCTGGCCCAGTACATCCGCAGCCTCGGCATCAAACCCGCCATCGTCCTCAACCCGCACACGCCGGCCGAAAGCCTCGAGTACCTGCTGCCCTACATCGACATGGTTCTCGTCATGAGCGTCAACCCCGGTTTCGGCGGCCAGAAGTTCATCGATGTCTATGAAAAGCTCCGCCGTCTGCGCGACCTGCGCGACCGCATCAACCCCGACTGCATGATCGAAGTCGACGGCGGGGTCAACGACGCGAACATCGGCGCGCTCAAAGCGGCGGGCGTCGACGTCTGCGTCGCCGGCAGCTACGTCTTCAAACACGCAGACGGCCTCGAAGCGGCCATCGGCAGCCTGAAAGTCTGA
- the accA gene encoding acetyl-CoA carboxylase carboxyl transferase subunit alpha, whose product MATYLDFEQKIQQIQEEIVSAEVRHDLHAVEILKKDLEKEVSKTYKNLSPYQELQLARHPDRPYALDYINLLLEDKYELHGDRHFRDDAAILCYMGYIDGQRVMVIGEQKGRGTKNKLKRNFGMPHPEGYRKALRCAQLADKFNIPVVMLIDTPGAYPGLGAEERNQSEAISRNLLELSKLETITISIVIGEGGSGGALAIGVADRLAMMRYSVFSVISPEGCSAILWNDPAKAEAATKALKITSSDLKELDLIDDVIDEPLIGAHRDKSGAADAMKGYILERINELSNFSGSERRHKRYDRLTGMGAYSEN is encoded by the coding sequence TTGGCTACCTACCTCGATTTTGAGCAGAAGATCCAGCAGATCCAGGAAGAGATCGTCAGCGCCGAGGTGCGCCACGACCTCCACGCCGTCGAGATCCTGAAAAAAGATCTGGAGAAAGAGGTCAGTAAAACCTACAAGAACCTCTCGCCTTACCAGGAGCTCCAGCTGGCGCGTCACCCCGACCGCCCCTACGCGCTCGATTACATCAACCTGCTGCTCGAAGACAAATACGAACTGCACGGCGACCGCCACTTCCGCGACGATGCGGCGATCCTCTGCTACATGGGCTACATCGACGGTCAGCGTGTCATGGTCATTGGCGAACAGAAGGGACGCGGGACGAAGAACAAGCTCAAGCGCAACTTCGGGATGCCGCACCCGGAAGGGTACCGCAAGGCGCTGCGCTGCGCCCAGTTGGCAGACAAGTTCAATATCCCAGTGGTCATGCTCATCGACACCCCGGGCGCCTACCCGGGACTGGGTGCCGAAGAGCGTAACCAGAGTGAAGCGATCTCCCGCAACCTGCTGGAACTCTCCAAACTGGAAACGATCACGATCTCTATCGTTATCGGCGAGGGAGGCAGCGGCGGCGCCCTGGCCATCGGCGTTGCCGACCGGCTGGCGATGATGCGCTACTCCGTTTTCAGCGTCATCTCTCCGGAAGGGTGTTCCGCGATTCTCTGGAACGATCCGGCCAAGGCGGAAGCGGCGACGAAGGCGCTTAAGATCACGAGCAGCGACCTCAAAGAGCTCGACCTGATCGATGACGTCATCGACGAGCCGCTTATCGGGGCGCACCGCGACAAGTCTGGGGCGGCGGACGCGATGAAAGGCTACATTCTCGAGCGGATCAACGAGCTCTCTAATTTCAGCGGTTCCGAACGCCGCCACAAGCGCTATGACCGCCTGACGGGTATGGGCGCTTACTCCGAAAACTAA
- a CDS encoding beta-ketoacyl-ACP synthase II: MRRVVVTGMGMINAVGHNKEESFKAMCDGVSGIDKITLFDAEAEGQGVLIAGEVKNFDPTTVMAAKEVKKADRFIQLGLKAAQEAMEDAAFNEIEIEYERFGVAAASGIGGLPAIEKNSIVLETRGPRRISPFFIPSALVNMLGGFVSIEHGLKGPNVAAVTACAAGTHSISEAAKTIICNGADRMLVVAAESAVTGVGIGGFASMKALSTRNDDPQTASRPFDAERDGFVMGEGAAALVLEEYDAAVARGAKIYGELIGFGESGDASHITSPSMDGPLRAMKAAMTMAGNPKVDYVNAHGTSTPTNDKNETAALKELFGGKENCPPVTSTKGQTGHCLGAAGGIEAVVCLMAMQEGIIPPTINHINPDENCDLDIVPNAARKAEMNIVMSNSFGFGGTNGVVIFKKL; the protein is encoded by the coding sequence GTGAGAAGAGTTGTCGTAACGGGTATGGGCATGATCAATGCTGTCGGACACAATAAAGAAGAGTCGTTTAAAGCGATGTGTGACGGCGTGAGCGGCATTGACAAAATTACCCTTTTCGATGCCGAAGCCGAAGGGCAGGGCGTTCTGATTGCCGGCGAGGTCAAAAACTTCGACCCCACAACGGTGATGGCGGCCAAAGAGGTCAAAAAAGCGGACCGTTTCATCCAGCTCGGCCTTAAGGCGGCCCAGGAAGCGATGGAAGATGCGGCCTTCAACGAAATCGAGATCGAATACGAACGTTTCGGCGTCGCCGCGGCATCCGGTATCGGAGGACTTCCGGCGATCGAGAAGAACTCCATTGTTCTTGAGACCCGCGGCCCGCGCCGTATCTCTCCTTTCTTCATTCCGAGCGCCCTGGTCAACATGCTCGGCGGTTTCGTTTCCATCGAGCATGGTCTGAAAGGCCCCAATGTCGCGGCGGTCACGGCCTGTGCGGCGGGAACCCACTCCATCAGCGAAGCGGCGAAGACGATCATCTGCAACGGTGCGGACCGTATGCTCGTCGTCGCGGCGGAATCTGCGGTCACCGGTGTCGGTATCGGCGGTTTTGCCTCCATGAAAGCGCTCTCCACGCGCAACGACGACCCGCAAACGGCCTCCCGTCCCTTTGACGCGGAGCGCGACGGTTTTGTCATGGGTGAAGGTGCGGCAGCGCTCGTCCTCGAAGAGTACGATGCGGCCGTTGCCCGCGGCGCGAAAATCTACGGGGAGCTGATCGGTTTCGGCGAGAGCGGCGATGCAAGCCACATTACGAGCCCGAGCATGGACGGCCCGCTGCGCGCGATGAAAGCGGCGATGACGATGGCCGGCAACCCGAAAGTCGACTACGTCAATGCCCACGGTACATCCACACCGACGAACGACAAGAACGAAACGGCGGCACTCAAAGAGCTCTTCGGCGGCAAAGAGAACTGCCCGCCGGTGACATCTACCAAGGGCCAGACGGGCCACTGTCTTGGCGCGGCCGGTGGTATCGAAGCGGTCGTCTGCCTTATGGCGATGCAAGAGGGTATCATCCCGCCGACGATCAACCACATCAACCCGGATGAGAACTGCGATCTGGACATCGTTCCGAACGCGGCGCGCAAAGCTGAAATGAACATTGTCATGAGCAACTCCTTCGGTTTCGGCGGCACCAACGGCGTCGTTATCTTCAAGAAGCTCTAA
- the mraY gene encoding phospho-N-acetylmuramoyl-pentapeptide-transferase: MLYWFYELLDINLLQYITVRAGVAFFLALCMTLFLMPRFIRWAQKTSSVQPINDYAPDRHREKAKTPTMGGVVFIVSTLIASAITVRYDNFFALGGMLVLALFMLIGFKDDYAKIDKQHNLAGLTARAKLLFQIAAALVGALFLRFAAGLDTELYVPFYKYPLFDMQLFALFFWSLVMVAASNAVNLTDGLDGLATVPSVFALMTLGIFVYIIGHAGLSAYLLMPNFPVGEASVVAAALIGALIGFLWFNSHPAEVFMGDSGSLAIGAFIGYLGIVAKSEFLLLLIGFIFVIETVSVIIQVGSFKLRKKRVFLMAPIHHHFEMKNWAENKIIVRFWIIAMLSNLAALITLKIR, from the coding sequence ATGCTTTACTGGTTTTACGAACTTCTGGATATCAACCTGCTGCAATACATTACCGTCCGTGCCGGCGTCGCCTTTTTCCTGGCGCTCTGCATGACCCTTTTCCTGATGCCCCGCTTCATCCGCTGGGCGCAGAAGACCTCCAGCGTCCAGCCCATTAACGACTACGCGCCCGACCGCCACCGCGAGAAAGCGAAGACGCCGACGATGGGGGGTGTCGTCTTTATCGTTTCAACCCTGATCGCGTCGGCGATCACCGTGCGCTACGACAACTTTTTCGCCCTGGGCGGGATGCTCGTGCTCGCGCTCTTTATGCTGATCGGTTTCAAAGACGACTATGCCAAGATCGACAAGCAGCACAACCTGGCGGGCCTCACGGCCCGTGCCAAACTGCTGTTCCAGATCGCCGCGGCCCTTGTAGGCGCCCTTTTCCTGCGTTTCGCGGCGGGACTGGATACGGAACTGTATGTCCCCTTTTACAAGTACCCGCTCTTTGACATGCAGCTTTTCGCCCTCTTTTTCTGGTCCCTCGTCATGGTCGCGGCCTCCAACGCCGTGAACCTCACCGACGGGCTCGACGGCCTGGCGACGGTGCCCTCCGTCTTTGCCCTGATGACCCTGGGCATTTTCGTCTACATTATCGGGCACGCCGGCCTCTCCGCCTACCTGCTGATGCCGAACTTCCCCGTCGGAGAAGCCTCCGTCGTCGCCGCGGCGCTCATCGGTGCGCTTATCGGCTTTCTCTGGTTCAACTCCCACCCGGCCGAGGTCTTTATGGGCGACAGCGGTTCGCTCGCCATCGGCGCCTTTATCGGCTACCTCGGCATCGTCGCCAAGAGCGAGTTCCTGCTGCTGCTCATCGGGTTCATCTTCGTGATCGAGACCGTCTCCGTCATCATCCAGGTCGGCAGCTTCAAACTGCGCAAAAAGCGGGTCTTCCTGATGGCCCCCATCCACCATCACTTCGAGATGAAGAACTGGGCGGAGAACAAGATCATCGTCCGCTTCTGGATCATCGCCATGCTCTCGAACCTCGCCGCGCTCATTACCCTCAAAATCCGCTAA